A genomic region of Apteryx mantelli isolate bAptMan1 chromosome 10, bAptMan1.hap1, whole genome shotgun sequence contains the following coding sequences:
- the TMEM170A gene encoding transmembrane protein 170A has protein sequence MEGGEPGGGGGGLLQQILSLRLVPRVGNGTTTYSSPLSTFPEMWYGVFLWALVSSLSFHIPAALLALFTLRHHKYGRFMSVSLLLMGIVGPITAGILTSAAIAGVYRAAGKKMIPFEALILGVGQTFCVVVVSFLRILATL, from the exons ATGGAGGGCGgcgagccgggcggcggcggcggggggctcctGCAGCAGATCCTCAGCCTGCGGCTGGTGCCCCGCGTGGGCAATGGCACCACCACCTACTCCAGCCCCCTCTCCACCTTCCCAG AGATGTGGTACGGCGTGTTCCTGTGGGCGCTGGTCTCCTCGCTGTCCTTCCACATCCCTGCCGCGCTGCTGGCGCTCTTCACGCTCCGGCATCACAAGTACGGCAGGTTCATGTCCGTGAGCCTCCTGTTGATGGGCATCGTGGGACCCATCACGGCCGGGATCCTCACAA GTGCTGCTATTGCTGGAGTTTACAGagctgctgggaaaaaaatgatTCCTTTTGAAGCCCTCATTTTAGGAGTGGGTCAGACATTCTGTGTGGTGGTGGTTTCCTTTCTACGGATTTTAGCCACTCTCTAG